One region of Primulina tabacum isolate GXHZ01 chromosome 1, ASM2559414v2, whole genome shotgun sequence genomic DNA includes:
- the LOC142542745 gene encoding mitochondrial import receptor subunit TOM20-like: protein MELEAYHRICIMDDMSSDFDRLEHARRTAEATYAKFPLDADNLTRWGRVLLELAQFHRCPECKKMVLDDAISKLEEALEVDRRKHDALWALGNGYTSKAAQYYEQAAQLEPSNELYKKSSEVAAKVPELHLEFHKHGFSQQALGPDPSAPTSTKGSPDRYIYRCCKSCARKRQTISSSRNGFRISFSSSGSGLT, encoded by the exons ATGGAACTCGAAGCTTATCATAGAATTTGCATCATGGATGATATGTCTAGCGATTTCGATCGTCTCGAGCACGCTCGCAGAACCGCCGAAGCTACCTACGCAAAATTTCCCCTCGATGCTGAT AATTTGACTAGATGGGGCAGGGTGTTACTGGAGTTAGCGCAGTTTCACAGATGCCCGGAGTGCAAGAAGATGGTTCTAG ATGATGCTATATCCAAGTTAGAGGAGGCACTGGAGGTTGACCGAAGAAAGCATGACGCTCTTTGGGCCCTTGGGAATGGATATACATCTAAGGCAGCTCAATACTATGAGCAAGCAGCGCAACTG GAACCATCGAACGAACTTTATAAGAAATCTTCAGAAGTGGCAGCAAAG GTTCCTGAGTTGCATTTGGAGTTCCACAAGCATGGTTTCTCTCAGCAGGCTCTGGGACCAGACCCTTCTGCACCTACAAGTACAAAG GGGTCCCCCGACCGTTACATTTACCGTTGCTGCAAGAGTTGTGCGAGGAAGAGGCAAACCATATCTTCCTCAAGAAATGGTTTTCGAATTTCTTTCTCATCTTCCGGCTCAGGTCTTACTTGA